Proteins from a single region of Oncorhynchus tshawytscha isolate Ot180627B linkage group LG03, Otsh_v2.0, whole genome shotgun sequence:
- the LOC112228662 gene encoding CREB-regulated transcription coactivator 2 isoform X1, with product MSATDVGGCGPGAGPSSGAGSGASNPRKFSEKIALHTQRQAEETAAFQEVMMDITSTRIQAQKVRLARTQGPYYGGSLPNVNQIGRNPGDFQGLFHSNLDSSRSTRHHGLVERVQRDRRFISPVRPYRRVDSSPYNSAYLSPPPDTSWRRNCSGNFPGDKSQLFRLPTMALNRTNSDSALHTSVMNPPAGDPFSAGHTLTPQGRLTGQSEGEGRRSEPKSPTSLFPYPVPPIEENVLDQGILLKPWDTKKLPLLSSRPKSCEVPGINIFPSPDQHSSTPHAPSALNTGGSLPDLSSLHFPSPLPTPLDPDEPGYPSSLSGGSSTGNLATTLTQLGINASNAFRHSPGLLASLQGTLSNPSLQSSLSNPNIQSSLSSHSFPNSLSSTSLHSSLSNPSLQSSLSSSPSLQSSLSNQSLHSCLSNSSLSGQSLQTAVSNPSYSSGVGGSGSCASYSPLLTSQGQSPLSTSPRRRAQLSPLILPMGGESRRHHSKQFSPTISPNLSSITQGVPLDTSKLPMDQRLPPYPFSQPQQQLHQPGPPTFQQASQAGQQLSQPSVVLQQQQQHQHHQLHLQYQLHQQQRAQSQQALQQLHLQNLRNVQNQQHRVSVKIEKQGEQGQNSQCLQTQDLQSTQQQQQQDQQDQQQQMEQQRQQGSLPQLQHISQSLATDLGLYNDTLLLNSLLNDPYLGLQIASRQNQQFNMETPGDSLSFNHGGLGCGSGGKDQEESYHSNHGFLELHDSGDRQHLNNQNFGGEGCHNVPNIILTGDSSLGLSKEIASALSHVPGFEMDSFALDDPLRMDPLALEGLGMLDGDLMLTDPAVEDSFRSDRLK from the exons ATGTCTGCTACGGATGTAGGCGGTTGTGGACCCGGAGCAGGACCCAGTTCGGGTGCTGGGTCCGGGGCATCAAACCCTCGAAAATTTAGCGAGAAAATAGCTCTACATACCCAACGTCAGGCTGAAGAGACTGCCGCTTTTCAGGAGGTTATGATGGACATCACCTCTACCAGG aTCCAGGCTCAGAAAGTGCGTCTGGCTAGAACCCAGGGCCCGTACTATGGGGGCTCCCTACCCAACGTTAATCAGATCGGCAGGAACCCAGGCGACTTTCAG GGTTTATTCCACTCTAACCTGGACTCCAGTCGCTCCACACGGCACCACGGGCTGGTAGAGCGGGTCCAGAGGGACAGACGCTTCATCTCCCCAGTGCGCCCCTACAGGAGA GTGGACAGCTCTCCATACAACTCAGCCTATCTGTCCCCACCTCCAGACACCAGTTGGAGAAG GAACTGTTCGGGCAACTTCCCAGGAGACAAAAGCCAGTTATTTCGCCTCCCCACCATGGCACTCAACAG GACCAACTCAGACTCTGCCCTCCACACCAGTGTGATGAACCCCCCTGCAGGAGACCCCTTCAGTGctggacacacactcacccctcaGGGCAGACTCACAG gtcagagtgaaggagaggggagaagaagtgAGCCTAAAAGTCCCACTAGCT TGTTTCCGTACCCAGTTCCCCCCATTGAGGAGAACGTTCTGGATCAGGGCATACTGCTCAAGCCCTGGGACACCAAGAAGTTGCCCCTGCTGTCTTCTCGACCCAAGTCCTGTGAAGTTCCCGGTATTAA taTCTTCCCCTCCCCGGACCAGCACTCCAGCACCCCCCATGCCCCCTCAGCCCTGAACACGGGGGGCTCCCTGCCTGACCTCTCCAGCCTGCACTTTCCGTCGCCGCTGCCCACCCCGCTGGACCCAGACGAGCCGGGCTACCCCTCGTCCCTGAGTGGGGGCAGCAGCACTGGCAACCTGGCCACCACCCTCACCCAGCTGGGCATTAATGCCAGCAACGCCTTCCGCCACTCGCCAG GTCTCCTGGCATCTCTTCAGGGCACTCTCAGTAACCCCTCCTTGCAGTCCTCGCTAAGCAACCCCAACATCCAATCATCTCTCAGTAGCCACTCCTTCCCCAACTCCCTCAGCTCCACCTCCTTGCACTCGTCGCTTAGCAATCCGTCCCTGCAGTCCTCACTTagttcctccccctcccttcagTCTTCCCTCAGCAACCAATCCCTGCACTCCTGCCTCAGCAACTCCTCCCTGAGTGGCCAGTCCCTCCAGACCGCAGTCAGTAACCCTAGTTACAGTAGCGGGGTGGGAGGGTCCGGCTCGTGTGCCTCTTATTCGCCTTTGTTAACTAGCCAGGGGCAGTCGCCTCTCAGCACGTCGCCACGGAGACGAGCTCAGCTCTCCCCTCTGATCCTACCCATGGGAGGGGAGTCTCGCCGGCACCACTCCAAACAGttctcccccaccatctctcctaacTTGTCCTCCATAACACAG GGTGTCCCTCTGGACACCAGCAAACTGCCCATGGACCAGAGGCTCCCTCCCTACCCCTTCAGCCAACCCCAGCAGCAGCTTCATCAGCCAGGTCCTCCAACATTCCAGCAGGCCTCTCAGGCAGGACAACAGCTCTCCCAGCCGTCCGTGGTactacaacaacagcagcagcatcaacACCATCAGCTGCATTTGCAATACCAGCTGCACCAGCAGCAACGTGCCCAGTCTCAGCAGGCCCTCCAGCAGCTGCACCTGCAGAACCTGCGCAATGTCCAGAACCAGCAGCATAGGGTGTCAGTCAAAATTGAGAAGCAGGGTGAGCAGGGACAGAACTCCCAGTGCCTGCAGACGCAAGACCTCCAGTcgacccagcagcagcagcaacaggaccAGCAAGACCAACAGCAGCAGATggagcagcaaaggcagcagggAAGTCTTCCCCAGCTGCAGCACATCAGCCAGTCCCTGGCCACAGACCTGGGCCTCTACAAC GACACATTACTGTTAAATTCTCTGTTGAATGATCCCTACCTGGGCCTGCAGATCGCCTCCAGACAGAACCAGCAG TTCAACATGGAGACTCCGGGAGACAGCCTGTCATTCAACCATGGTGGCTTGGGCTGTGGGAGTGGTGGAAAGGACCAGGAGGAATCCTACCACTCCAACCATGGCTTCCTGGAGCTCCACGATTCAGGGGATAGGCAGCACCTTAACAACCAGAACTTTGGGGGAGAGGGATGCCACAACGTCCCTAACATCATCCTCACAG GAGACAGTTCGTTGGGCCTCTCCAAGGAGATCGCCAGCGCACTGTCCCACGTGCCAGGGTTTGAGATGGACTCCTTTGCCCTGGATGACCCCCTCAGGATGGATCCTCTAGCCCTTGAAGGGCTGGGCATGCTGGATGGGGACCTCATGCTGACCGACCCCGCCGTGGAAGACTCCTTCCGCTCCGACCGCCTCAAGTGA
- the LOC112244680 gene encoding zinc transporter ZIP1, whose product HPPCIQEHVVSRYSHHSHGREELGGEDSHFHVDFNSTSAIWAFILVFSLSLHSVFEGLAVGLQEDSQEVLEICIALLLHKSIISFSLALKLAQGKLRRAAVVGCLLLFALMSPLGIAVTKTKSSPQHQLARSTLEGLASGTFMYITFMEILLHELSSLQKPKVAMILTGFAVVTGVLFIKM is encoded by the coding sequence cacccaccctgtattcaagagcatgttgtctCAAGATACTCCCACCACTCCCATGGTAGGGAGGAACTAGGGGGAGAGGATTCCCACTTTCATGTGGACTTTAATTCCACCTCTGCCATCTGGGCCTTCATTCTAGTATTTTCTTTATCTCTGCACTCAGTGTTCGAGGGCCTGGCTGTGGGGTTACAGGAGGACAGTCAAGAGGTGCTGGAGATCTGTATTGCTCTACTCCTCCACAAGAGCATCATCTCTTTCAGTCTAGCCCTAAAGCTGGCCCAGGGCAAGCTGCGGCGGGCAGCTGTGGTAGGTTGCCTCCTGCTCTTTGCTCTCATGTCCCCGTTGGGCATTGCCGTCACCAAGACCAAGTCGTCCCCCCAGCACCAGCTGGCCAGGTCCACCTTAGAAGGCCTGGCGTCTGGCACCTTTATGTATATCACCTTCATGGAGATCCTGCTCCATGAGCTAAGCTCCCTGCAGAAACCCAAGGTGGCCATGATTCTCACTGGTTTCGCAGTGGTCACTGGAGTGCTGTTCATCAAAATGTAA
- the LOC112228662 gene encoding CREB-regulated transcription coactivator 2 isoform X2 gives MSATDVGGCGPGAGPSSGAGSGASNPRKFSEKIALHTQRQAEETAAFQEVMMDITSTRIQAQKVRLARTQGPYYGGSLPNVNQIGRNPGDFQGLFHSNLDSSRSTRHHGLVERVQRDRRFISPVRPYRRVDSSPYNSAYLSPPPDTSWRRNCSGNFPGDKSQLFRLPTMALNRTNSDSALHTSVMNPPAGDPFSAGHTLTPQGRLTGQSEGEGRRMFPYPVPPIEENVLDQGILLKPWDTKKLPLLSSRPKSCEVPGINIFPSPDQHSSTPHAPSALNTGGSLPDLSSLHFPSPLPTPLDPDEPGYPSSLSGGSSTGNLATTLTQLGINASNAFRHSPGLLASLQGTLSNPSLQSSLSNPNIQSSLSSHSFPNSLSSTSLHSSLSNPSLQSSLSSSPSLQSSLSNQSLHSCLSNSSLSGQSLQTAVSNPSYSSGVGGSGSCASYSPLLTSQGQSPLSTSPRRRAQLSPLILPMGGESRRHHSKQFSPTISPNLSSITQGVPLDTSKLPMDQRLPPYPFSQPQQQLHQPGPPTFQQASQAGQQLSQPSVVLQQQQQHQHHQLHLQYQLHQQQRAQSQQALQQLHLQNLRNVQNQQHRVSVKIEKQGEQGQNSQCLQTQDLQSTQQQQQQDQQDQQQQMEQQRQQGSLPQLQHISQSLATDLGLYNDTLLLNSLLNDPYLGLQIASRQNQQFNMETPGDSLSFNHGGLGCGSGGKDQEESYHSNHGFLELHDSGDRQHLNNQNFGGEGCHNVPNIILTGDSSLGLSKEIASALSHVPGFEMDSFALDDPLRMDPLALEGLGMLDGDLMLTDPAVEDSFRSDRLK, from the exons ATGTCTGCTACGGATGTAGGCGGTTGTGGACCCGGAGCAGGACCCAGTTCGGGTGCTGGGTCCGGGGCATCAAACCCTCGAAAATTTAGCGAGAAAATAGCTCTACATACCCAACGTCAGGCTGAAGAGACTGCCGCTTTTCAGGAGGTTATGATGGACATCACCTCTACCAGG aTCCAGGCTCAGAAAGTGCGTCTGGCTAGAACCCAGGGCCCGTACTATGGGGGCTCCCTACCCAACGTTAATCAGATCGGCAGGAACCCAGGCGACTTTCAG GGTTTATTCCACTCTAACCTGGACTCCAGTCGCTCCACACGGCACCACGGGCTGGTAGAGCGGGTCCAGAGGGACAGACGCTTCATCTCCCCAGTGCGCCCCTACAGGAGA GTGGACAGCTCTCCATACAACTCAGCCTATCTGTCCCCACCTCCAGACACCAGTTGGAGAAG GAACTGTTCGGGCAACTTCCCAGGAGACAAAAGCCAGTTATTTCGCCTCCCCACCATGGCACTCAACAG GACCAACTCAGACTCTGCCCTCCACACCAGTGTGATGAACCCCCCTGCAGGAGACCCCTTCAGTGctggacacacactcacccctcaGGGCAGACTCACAG gtcagagtgaaggagaggggagaagaa TGTTTCCGTACCCAGTTCCCCCCATTGAGGAGAACGTTCTGGATCAGGGCATACTGCTCAAGCCCTGGGACACCAAGAAGTTGCCCCTGCTGTCTTCTCGACCCAAGTCCTGTGAAGTTCCCGGTATTAA taTCTTCCCCTCCCCGGACCAGCACTCCAGCACCCCCCATGCCCCCTCAGCCCTGAACACGGGGGGCTCCCTGCCTGACCTCTCCAGCCTGCACTTTCCGTCGCCGCTGCCCACCCCGCTGGACCCAGACGAGCCGGGCTACCCCTCGTCCCTGAGTGGGGGCAGCAGCACTGGCAACCTGGCCACCACCCTCACCCAGCTGGGCATTAATGCCAGCAACGCCTTCCGCCACTCGCCAG GTCTCCTGGCATCTCTTCAGGGCACTCTCAGTAACCCCTCCTTGCAGTCCTCGCTAAGCAACCCCAACATCCAATCATCTCTCAGTAGCCACTCCTTCCCCAACTCCCTCAGCTCCACCTCCTTGCACTCGTCGCTTAGCAATCCGTCCCTGCAGTCCTCACTTagttcctccccctcccttcagTCTTCCCTCAGCAACCAATCCCTGCACTCCTGCCTCAGCAACTCCTCCCTGAGTGGCCAGTCCCTCCAGACCGCAGTCAGTAACCCTAGTTACAGTAGCGGGGTGGGAGGGTCCGGCTCGTGTGCCTCTTATTCGCCTTTGTTAACTAGCCAGGGGCAGTCGCCTCTCAGCACGTCGCCACGGAGACGAGCTCAGCTCTCCCCTCTGATCCTACCCATGGGAGGGGAGTCTCGCCGGCACCACTCCAAACAGttctcccccaccatctctcctaacTTGTCCTCCATAACACAG GGTGTCCCTCTGGACACCAGCAAACTGCCCATGGACCAGAGGCTCCCTCCCTACCCCTTCAGCCAACCCCAGCAGCAGCTTCATCAGCCAGGTCCTCCAACATTCCAGCAGGCCTCTCAGGCAGGACAACAGCTCTCCCAGCCGTCCGTGGTactacaacaacagcagcagcatcaacACCATCAGCTGCATTTGCAATACCAGCTGCACCAGCAGCAACGTGCCCAGTCTCAGCAGGCCCTCCAGCAGCTGCACCTGCAGAACCTGCGCAATGTCCAGAACCAGCAGCATAGGGTGTCAGTCAAAATTGAGAAGCAGGGTGAGCAGGGACAGAACTCCCAGTGCCTGCAGACGCAAGACCTCCAGTcgacccagcagcagcagcaacaggaccAGCAAGACCAACAGCAGCAGATggagcagcaaaggcagcagggAAGTCTTCCCCAGCTGCAGCACATCAGCCAGTCCCTGGCCACAGACCTGGGCCTCTACAAC GACACATTACTGTTAAATTCTCTGTTGAATGATCCCTACCTGGGCCTGCAGATCGCCTCCAGACAGAACCAGCAG TTCAACATGGAGACTCCGGGAGACAGCCTGTCATTCAACCATGGTGGCTTGGGCTGTGGGAGTGGTGGAAAGGACCAGGAGGAATCCTACCACTCCAACCATGGCTTCCTGGAGCTCCACGATTCAGGGGATAGGCAGCACCTTAACAACCAGAACTTTGGGGGAGAGGGATGCCACAACGTCCCTAACATCATCCTCACAG GAGACAGTTCGTTGGGCCTCTCCAAGGAGATCGCCAGCGCACTGTCCCACGTGCCAGGGTTTGAGATGGACTCCTTTGCCCTGGATGACCCCCTCAGGATGGATCCTCTAGCCCTTGAAGGGCTGGGCATGCTGGATGGGGACCTCATGCTGACCGACCCCGCCGTGGAAGACTCCTTCCGCTCCGACCGCCTCAAGTGA
- the LOC112228662 gene encoding CREB-regulated transcription coactivator 2 isoform X3, which translates to MSATDVGGCGPGAGPSSGAGSGASNPRKFSEKIALHTQRQAEETAAFQEVMMDITSTRIQAQKVRLARTQGPYYGGSLPNVNQIGRNPGDFQGLFHSNLDSSRSTRHHGLVERVQRDRRFISPVRPYRRVDSSPYNSAYLSPPPDTSWRRNCSGNFPGDKSQLFRLPTMALNRTNSDSALHTSVMNPPAGDPFSAGHTLTPQGRLTVFPYPVPPIEENVLDQGILLKPWDTKKLPLLSSRPKSCEVPGINIFPSPDQHSSTPHAPSALNTGGSLPDLSSLHFPSPLPTPLDPDEPGYPSSLSGGSSTGNLATTLTQLGINASNAFRHSPGLLASLQGTLSNPSLQSSLSNPNIQSSLSSHSFPNSLSSTSLHSSLSNPSLQSSLSSSPSLQSSLSNQSLHSCLSNSSLSGQSLQTAVSNPSYSSGVGGSGSCASYSPLLTSQGQSPLSTSPRRRAQLSPLILPMGGESRRHHSKQFSPTISPNLSSITQGVPLDTSKLPMDQRLPPYPFSQPQQQLHQPGPPTFQQASQAGQQLSQPSVVLQQQQQHQHHQLHLQYQLHQQQRAQSQQALQQLHLQNLRNVQNQQHRVSVKIEKQGEQGQNSQCLQTQDLQSTQQQQQQDQQDQQQQMEQQRQQGSLPQLQHISQSLATDLGLYNDTLLLNSLLNDPYLGLQIASRQNQQFNMETPGDSLSFNHGGLGCGSGGKDQEESYHSNHGFLELHDSGDRQHLNNQNFGGEGCHNVPNIILTGDSSLGLSKEIASALSHVPGFEMDSFALDDPLRMDPLALEGLGMLDGDLMLTDPAVEDSFRSDRLK; encoded by the exons ATGTCTGCTACGGATGTAGGCGGTTGTGGACCCGGAGCAGGACCCAGTTCGGGTGCTGGGTCCGGGGCATCAAACCCTCGAAAATTTAGCGAGAAAATAGCTCTACATACCCAACGTCAGGCTGAAGAGACTGCCGCTTTTCAGGAGGTTATGATGGACATCACCTCTACCAGG aTCCAGGCTCAGAAAGTGCGTCTGGCTAGAACCCAGGGCCCGTACTATGGGGGCTCCCTACCCAACGTTAATCAGATCGGCAGGAACCCAGGCGACTTTCAG GGTTTATTCCACTCTAACCTGGACTCCAGTCGCTCCACACGGCACCACGGGCTGGTAGAGCGGGTCCAGAGGGACAGACGCTTCATCTCCCCAGTGCGCCCCTACAGGAGA GTGGACAGCTCTCCATACAACTCAGCCTATCTGTCCCCACCTCCAGACACCAGTTGGAGAAG GAACTGTTCGGGCAACTTCCCAGGAGACAAAAGCCAGTTATTTCGCCTCCCCACCATGGCACTCAACAG GACCAACTCAGACTCTGCCCTCCACACCAGTGTGATGAACCCCCCTGCAGGAGACCCCTTCAGTGctggacacacactcacccctcaGGGCAGACTCACAG TGTTTCCGTACCCAGTTCCCCCCATTGAGGAGAACGTTCTGGATCAGGGCATACTGCTCAAGCCCTGGGACACCAAGAAGTTGCCCCTGCTGTCTTCTCGACCCAAGTCCTGTGAAGTTCCCGGTATTAA taTCTTCCCCTCCCCGGACCAGCACTCCAGCACCCCCCATGCCCCCTCAGCCCTGAACACGGGGGGCTCCCTGCCTGACCTCTCCAGCCTGCACTTTCCGTCGCCGCTGCCCACCCCGCTGGACCCAGACGAGCCGGGCTACCCCTCGTCCCTGAGTGGGGGCAGCAGCACTGGCAACCTGGCCACCACCCTCACCCAGCTGGGCATTAATGCCAGCAACGCCTTCCGCCACTCGCCAG GTCTCCTGGCATCTCTTCAGGGCACTCTCAGTAACCCCTCCTTGCAGTCCTCGCTAAGCAACCCCAACATCCAATCATCTCTCAGTAGCCACTCCTTCCCCAACTCCCTCAGCTCCACCTCCTTGCACTCGTCGCTTAGCAATCCGTCCCTGCAGTCCTCACTTagttcctccccctcccttcagTCTTCCCTCAGCAACCAATCCCTGCACTCCTGCCTCAGCAACTCCTCCCTGAGTGGCCAGTCCCTCCAGACCGCAGTCAGTAACCCTAGTTACAGTAGCGGGGTGGGAGGGTCCGGCTCGTGTGCCTCTTATTCGCCTTTGTTAACTAGCCAGGGGCAGTCGCCTCTCAGCACGTCGCCACGGAGACGAGCTCAGCTCTCCCCTCTGATCCTACCCATGGGAGGGGAGTCTCGCCGGCACCACTCCAAACAGttctcccccaccatctctcctaacTTGTCCTCCATAACACAG GGTGTCCCTCTGGACACCAGCAAACTGCCCATGGACCAGAGGCTCCCTCCCTACCCCTTCAGCCAACCCCAGCAGCAGCTTCATCAGCCAGGTCCTCCAACATTCCAGCAGGCCTCTCAGGCAGGACAACAGCTCTCCCAGCCGTCCGTGGTactacaacaacagcagcagcatcaacACCATCAGCTGCATTTGCAATACCAGCTGCACCAGCAGCAACGTGCCCAGTCTCAGCAGGCCCTCCAGCAGCTGCACCTGCAGAACCTGCGCAATGTCCAGAACCAGCAGCATAGGGTGTCAGTCAAAATTGAGAAGCAGGGTGAGCAGGGACAGAACTCCCAGTGCCTGCAGACGCAAGACCTCCAGTcgacccagcagcagcagcaacaggaccAGCAAGACCAACAGCAGCAGATggagcagcaaaggcagcagggAAGTCTTCCCCAGCTGCAGCACATCAGCCAGTCCCTGGCCACAGACCTGGGCCTCTACAAC GACACATTACTGTTAAATTCTCTGTTGAATGATCCCTACCTGGGCCTGCAGATCGCCTCCAGACAGAACCAGCAG TTCAACATGGAGACTCCGGGAGACAGCCTGTCATTCAACCATGGTGGCTTGGGCTGTGGGAGTGGTGGAAAGGACCAGGAGGAATCCTACCACTCCAACCATGGCTTCCTGGAGCTCCACGATTCAGGGGATAGGCAGCACCTTAACAACCAGAACTTTGGGGGAGAGGGATGCCACAACGTCCCTAACATCATCCTCACAG GAGACAGTTCGTTGGGCCTCTCCAAGGAGATCGCCAGCGCACTGTCCCACGTGCCAGGGTTTGAGATGGACTCCTTTGCCCTGGATGACCCCCTCAGGATGGATCCTCTAGCCCTTGAAGGGCTGGGCATGCTGGATGGGGACCTCATGCTGACCGACCCCGCCGTGGAAGACTCCTTCCGCTCCGACCGCCTCAAGTGA